The following proteins are co-located in the Dietzia timorensis genome:
- the secD gene encoding protein translocase subunit SecD has translation MSIFGLVTIFLYLLAFMTSTGAFAPKLGIDLQGGTRVTLVPRGQPDEESMQQATDIIRERVNGLGVSGAEVVLDGSNIVLTVPGEDATAARDLGETSKLTIRPVVQVVPMADPFNFEPTPDTAGDQEAAEKAIEDARAERQGDDQAALQQKLNTWNCPETDLLAGVDNPDQYLLACGDGQKYLLAPQPRVDGAPEGPAGYLDGEKIQRDSVSAGFDQQRGQIQVAFRFNGGPVNASMTWSQLTQEYLNQQVAILMDNEVISAPVIQGVTPPGSQTSITGLDDMDTAQSLASNLRFGALPVSFEEPNVDNVPASLGQASLDAGLLAGAVGLLLILGYSLLYYRVIGFLAFLSLIFAIVLTYGVLVLLGNWIGYTLDLAGVAGVIIGIGMTADSFVVYFERIKDELREGHRFRSAVPRGWKNASRTIVTGNMVSVIGAVVLYVLAIGEVRGFAFTLGLTTIMDILVAFTIMWPLVYLASTKPVFSKNSMNGLGAMEDLRVKAVAEHRNEAARRNAAAEDAATTAGSTPSSQSKGDDA, from the coding sequence ATGTCGATCTTCGGCCTTGTCACGATTTTTCTTTACCTACTCGCGTTCATGACGTCGACGGGCGCGTTCGCTCCCAAGTTGGGTATCGACTTGCAGGGCGGTACGCGGGTGACGCTCGTGCCCCGCGGTCAGCCCGACGAAGAGTCGATGCAGCAGGCTACGGACATCATCCGTGAGCGAGTCAACGGACTCGGCGTCTCCGGCGCCGAGGTCGTTCTCGACGGAAGTAATATCGTCCTCACGGTCCCGGGCGAAGACGCGACGGCCGCGCGCGACCTCGGCGAGACATCGAAGCTCACGATCCGCCCCGTGGTGCAGGTTGTTCCGATGGCCGATCCGTTCAATTTCGAACCGACACCGGACACCGCCGGCGATCAAGAGGCCGCGGAGAAGGCGATCGAGGACGCGCGGGCCGAGCGCCAGGGCGACGATCAGGCCGCCCTCCAGCAGAAGCTCAACACGTGGAACTGTCCGGAAACCGATTTGCTCGCCGGAGTCGATAATCCGGACCAGTACCTCCTCGCATGTGGCGACGGGCAGAAGTACCTCCTCGCACCGCAGCCCAGAGTCGACGGCGCCCCTGAAGGGCCGGCGGGCTATCTCGATGGTGAGAAGATCCAGCGAGACTCCGTCAGCGCGGGATTCGACCAACAGCGTGGACAGATCCAGGTGGCCTTCCGTTTCAACGGTGGCCCCGTCAACGCGTCGATGACCTGGTCACAGCTCACTCAGGAGTACCTGAACCAACAGGTCGCCATCCTCATGGACAATGAGGTCATTAGCGCGCCGGTTATCCAGGGCGTAACTCCACCCGGCTCCCAAACCTCGATCACCGGTTTGGACGATATGGATACCGCCCAATCACTGGCCTCCAACCTCCGCTTCGGCGCACTTCCGGTCTCGTTCGAAGAACCAAACGTCGACAATGTCCCCGCGAGCCTGGGACAGGCCTCGCTTGACGCCGGCCTCCTCGCGGGCGCGGTCGGTCTGCTCCTCATCCTCGGCTACTCGCTTCTCTACTACCGGGTCATCGGCTTCCTTGCCTTCCTGTCGCTGATCTTTGCGATCGTGCTCACGTACGGAGTGCTGGTCCTGCTGGGTAATTGGATCGGATACACCCTCGATCTCGCGGGCGTCGCGGGCGTCATCATCGGTATCGGTATGACCGCAGATTCGTTCGTCGTCTACTTCGAACGAATAAAGGACGAACTCCGCGAAGGACACCGATTCAGATCCGCGGTACCTCGCGGTTGGAAGAACGCCTCCCGCACCATCGTCACAGGCAACATGGTGTCCGTTATCGGCGCAGTGGTCCTTTACGTACTGGCCATCGGCGAGGTTCGAGGCTTCGCGTTCACGCTCGGCCTCACCACGATCATGGACATATTGGTCGCGTTCACAATCATGTGGCCGCTGGTCTACCTCGCGTCCACGAAGCCTGTCTTCTCG
- the yajC gene encoding preprotein translocase subunit YajC, producing the protein MELLLPLLIVVLFGLMVMQMVRQRKTMKQVQELQNDLQPGDLVMTTAGLHAKVVSTSEATLDLEIAPGVVSTWDRRVIRERLTPQEPTAAQDLGTTESPENPDSPTGPDSEK; encoded by the coding sequence ATGGAACTATTGCTGCCGCTTCTCATTGTGGTGCTCTTCGGCCTGATGGTCATGCAGATGGTTCGTCAGCGGAAGACGATGAAGCAAGTTCAAGAGCTTCAGAACGACCTGCAGCCCGGCGATCTGGTGATGACGACGGCCGGCCTGCACGCAAAGGTTGTCAGTACCTCCGAGGCGACTCTTGACCTCGAAATCGCTCCGGGTGTCGTGTCGACCTGGGATCGCAGGGTAATTCGCGAGCGGCTCACCCCGCAGGAGCCGACGGCCGCCCAGGACCTCGGAACCACAGAGTCCCCTGAGAACCCGGACAGCCCAACGGGACCCGATTCCGAGAAGTAG
- the ruvB gene encoding Holliday junction branch migration DNA helicase RuvB, with amino-acid sequence MSQFHDGDISDSESELDVTATSITPFDSDAETALRPRSLDEFVGQDSVREQLRVVLSAAKARDEAPDHLLFAGPPGLGKTSLAMIVAAEVNGALRLTSGPALVRAGDLASILTNLQPGDVLFIDEIHRMAREAEEMLYLAMEDYRIDVMVGKGPGANSISLDIAPFTLVGATTRSGSLTGPLRDRFGFTATMDFYEDADLAHIVTRTAGILSVPLEERAAAEIARRSRGTPRVANRLLRRVRDYAEVKSDGRITLELADSALRVYEVDAIGLDKLDRAVLRSLMQIHGGGPVGLGSIAVAVGEERSTLEEVCEPYLVRAGLMARTPRGRVATPAAWEHMGLRQAEYTQRAPSREGPESADEDALFR; translated from the coding sequence ATGTCGCAATTCCACGACGGCGATATAAGTGATTCCGAGTCGGAGCTCGATGTCACCGCTACGTCGATAACTCCTTTCGATTCCGACGCGGAAACTGCGCTGCGTCCGCGTAGCCTCGACGAGTTCGTCGGCCAGGATTCCGTTCGCGAGCAGCTCCGCGTCGTCCTGTCCGCGGCGAAGGCTCGTGACGAGGCCCCTGATCATCTCTTGTTCGCTGGGCCGCCCGGACTCGGCAAAACCTCGCTGGCGATGATCGTCGCTGCGGAGGTCAACGGCGCTTTACGCCTCACTTCCGGCCCGGCGCTGGTTCGCGCCGGAGATCTGGCGTCGATCTTGACGAACCTACAGCCCGGGGATGTTCTCTTCATCGATGAGATCCATCGTATGGCTCGCGAGGCCGAGGAAATGCTGTACCTCGCCATGGAGGACTACCGCATCGACGTGATGGTCGGCAAGGGGCCCGGGGCAAACTCCATCTCCCTGGATATTGCACCATTTACCCTGGTCGGAGCTACGACTCGGTCCGGCTCTCTCACCGGACCGTTGAGGGATCGCTTCGGGTTCACCGCCACGATGGACTTCTACGAAGATGCGGATCTGGCCCATATCGTTACCCGAACTGCGGGGATACTCTCGGTTCCGCTCGAGGAGCGCGCGGCTGCGGAAATCGCGCGACGCTCCCGCGGAACACCACGCGTGGCCAATCGTCTCTTGCGTCGCGTGCGCGATTACGCCGAGGTCAAGAGCGATGGACGGATCACGCTGGAACTGGCCGATTCCGCGCTTCGGGTGTACGAAGTTGATGCTATCGGCCTGGACAAGTTGGACAGGGCCGTCTTGCGATCCCTTATGCAGATCCACGGCGGCGGCCCGGTGGGGCTCGGGAGTATTGCCGTTGCCGTAGGCGAGGAACGCTCGACGTTGGAAGAGGTCTGCGAGCCATACCTCGTGCGAGCAGGGCTCATGGCGCGTACTCCGCGCGGACGGGTCGCCACTCCTGCTGCCTGGGAGCACATGGGGCTACGGCAGGCGGAATATACGCAGCGCGCCCCGTCACGCGAAGGCCCGGAATCCGCTGACGAAGATGCGCTGTTCCGGTAG
- the ruvA gene encoding Holliday junction branch migration protein RuvA has translation MISTLRGRVLEVALGHCVIEAGGVGLLVLATPAALSTLRRGEDGFLHTTLVVREDSLTLYGFESAAAREVFGLVQGVSGIGPRIALAVVATIDPADLAAAVANEDVKTIQRVPGVGKRTAERMILDLREKLDAYADAGAAAEVSKGETINGGGRNTEVVTALEGLGFPTKDAASAVATVSEGEPDADPAALLRLALKQLGPGK, from the coding sequence ATGATTTCCACGTTGAGGGGCCGAGTCCTCGAGGTCGCTTTGGGGCACTGCGTCATCGAAGCCGGAGGAGTGGGATTACTCGTGCTCGCGACTCCGGCCGCGCTATCGACGCTGCGCCGTGGGGAAGATGGATTCCTCCACACGACTCTAGTTGTGCGTGAGGATTCTTTGACGTTGTACGGATTCGAATCCGCGGCAGCGCGCGAAGTCTTCGGGCTTGTCCAGGGAGTCAGCGGGATCGGCCCCCGCATCGCTTTGGCGGTTGTGGCCACTATCGATCCAGCCGACCTCGCGGCGGCCGTCGCGAACGAGGACGTAAAGACGATCCAGCGCGTGCCTGGGGTCGGCAAGCGAACTGCCGAGAGGATGATCCTCGACCTGCGCGAGAAGCTCGACGCATATGCGGATGCTGGTGCAGCGGCCGAGGTCTCGAAGGGAGAGACAATCAACGGAGGCGGACGCAACACGGAGGTGGTCACCGCGCTCGAGGGACTCGGCTTCCCCACAAAGGACGCTGCTTCGGCCGTTGCCACGGTCTCGGAGGGCGAACCGGACGCGGATCCGGCTGCCCTGCTTCGACTCGCGCTCAAGCAGCTCGGACCCGGTAAGTAG
- the ruvC gene encoding crossover junction endodeoxyribonuclease RuvC — protein sequence MRVMGFDPGLTRCGMALVETGKGRHVVALDVDVVRTPSDERLEHRLKSIFEAACEWMDVHQPDILAIERVFAQNQRSTAMGTAQAAGVVALAASYRSIPVDFRTPSEVKAAITGNGRADKKQVTTMVTRILGLQKPPQPADAADALALAVCHAWRAPAESLTSAHSEAGQGPLSGYEAKVAAALSQRAAAGESAVRQRPSNKIR from the coding sequence ATGCGCGTCATGGGATTCGACCCCGGGCTGACGCGCTGCGGCATGGCGCTCGTCGAGACTGGAAAGGGCCGACACGTCGTCGCATTGGATGTCGACGTGGTCCGCACCCCCTCGGATGAGCGACTCGAGCATCGCCTCAAGTCGATCTTCGAGGCGGCTTGCGAGTGGATGGACGTCCATCAACCCGACATTCTCGCGATCGAAAGGGTGTTCGCGCAGAACCAGCGAAGCACGGCGATGGGGACCGCTCAGGCGGCCGGAGTCGTTGCCCTGGCCGCGTCGTATCGCTCGATCCCGGTCGACTTCCGTACACCTTCGGAGGTCAAGGCCGCCATCACGGGAAATGGGCGCGCGGACAAGAAGCAGGTGACGACGATGGTCACGCGCATTCTCGGCCTGCAGAAACCTCCGCAACCGGCCGACGCTGCCGATGCTCTCGCGTTGGCCGTGTGCCATGCCTGGCGCGCCCCTGCCGAATCGCTGACCTCTGCACATTCAGAGGCTGGTCAGGGACCTTTGTCAGGGTATGAGGCTAAGGTGGCGGCCGCGCTCAGTCAGCGTGCCGCTGCTGGAGAATCCGCGGTACGGCAGCGCCCCTCGAATAAGATTCGGTAG
- a CDS encoding YebC/PmpR family DNA-binding transcriptional regulator, translated as MSGHSKWATTKHKKAAIDAKRGKLFAKLIKNIEVAARTGGGDPAGNPTLYDAIQKAKKNSVPQDNVERARKRGAGEEAGGANWETIMYEGYGPGGVAVLIECLTDNRNRAAGEVRTAMTRNGGNMADPGSVAYLFSRKGEVVLDKGEKTEDDILMAVLEAGADEVNDLGEQFEIVSEPTDLVAVRSALQEEGIDYDSAELGFRASVEVEADAELARKVFKLIDALEDSDDVQNVYSNIDVSDDVLAELDA; from the coding sequence ATGTCGGGCCATTCCAAGTGGGCAACCACCAAGCACAAGAAGGCGGCAATCGACGCCAAGCGCGGCAAGCTCTTCGCCAAGCTCATCAAGAACATCGAAGTCGCGGCGCGCACCGGCGGCGGGGACCCAGCCGGAAACCCAACGCTGTACGACGCGATTCAGAAGGCCAAGAAGAACTCGGTCCCGCAGGACAACGTCGAGCGTGCCCGCAAGCGCGGAGCGGGCGAGGAAGCCGGCGGCGCCAACTGGGAAACGATCATGTACGAGGGCTACGGACCGGGAGGCGTCGCGGTGCTCATCGAGTGCCTCACCGATAACCGCAACCGCGCGGCCGGCGAGGTCCGTACCGCCATGACACGAAACGGCGGCAATATGGCCGATCCGGGTTCGGTGGCCTACCTGTTCAGCCGCAAGGGCGAAGTCGTTCTCGACAAGGGTGAGAAGACCGAGGACGACATTCTCATGGCGGTCCTCGAGGCCGGCGCCGATGAGGTCAACGACCTGGGCGAGCAGTTCGAGATCGTCTCCGAGCCGACTGATCTGGTCGCGGTCCGTAGCGCGCTGCAGGAAGAGGGCATCGATTACGATTCCGCCGAGCTCGGCTTCCGTGCATCGGTCGAGGTCGAGGCGGATGCGGAACTCGCCCGCAAGGTCTTCAAGCTCATCGATGCACTCGAGGACTCGGACGACGTGCAGAACGTCTACAGCAACATCGATGTCTCGGACGACGTTCTCGCCGAGCTCGACGCGTAG
- the pdxT gene encoding pyridoxal 5'-phosphate synthase glutaminase subunit PdxT, which translates to MPQASTARIGVLAVQGNFREHIAHLDACGAETVRVRRPADLEGISGLVFPGGETTAMSNLIRLHELEAPLRSALAGGLPVYGSCAGMILLAGEVLDTRDDAINFSALDITVRRNAFGRQVDSFETEIPFDGGDRIRAVFIRAPWVEKVGPEAKVLAEVTDASGAPVAVAVQQDNALVTSFHPELTDDLSVHEHFLQMVNFRAEGPGRPSAVP; encoded by the coding sequence ATGCCCCAGGCTTCAACCGCCCGCATCGGCGTCCTCGCCGTTCAGGGCAATTTTCGCGAGCACATCGCGCACCTGGACGCGTGCGGCGCGGAGACAGTTCGCGTTCGCCGTCCGGCGGATCTCGAGGGCATCTCTGGCCTCGTATTCCCCGGAGGGGAGACGACCGCGATGTCCAACCTCATCCGCCTGCATGAGCTCGAAGCGCCACTGCGCTCGGCACTCGCCGGTGGGCTACCGGTCTACGGTTCCTGCGCGGGCATGATTCTCCTCGCCGGTGAGGTCCTCGACACGCGCGACGATGCCATCAACTTCTCCGCGCTCGACATCACGGTCCGTCGGAACGCGTTCGGGCGTCAGGTCGACTCTTTCGAGACCGAAATCCCGTTTGACGGCGGAGACCGCATTCGCGCGGTCTTCATCCGCGCCCCGTGGGTCGAAAAAGTCGGTCCCGAGGCGAAGGTGCTCGCCGAAGTCACCGATGCTTCGGGCGCCCCGGTGGCCGTGGCGGTTCAGCAGGACAACGCGCTCGTCACCTCCTTCCACCCAGAACTCACCGACGACCTGTCGGTTCACGAGCACTTCCTGCAGATGGTCAACTTCCGTGCCGAAGGGCCGGGACGCCCGAGCGCTGTGCCGTAG
- a CDS encoding acyl-CoA thioesterase — protein MPSLSQVTDIERIDRDLYRGEPMDSQLIRTYGGQIACQTLTAAVRTVEADRSVHSLHGYFLRAGDPKKSTVFSVDRVRDGRSFSTRRVSALQEGEVIFSMSASFQVGGQEGFEHQDQMPEVVGPEDLTNIRDLDLSGQPRAFFDEWTEWDIRFIPADQQKLYPVLAAQQRVWFRYTGELSDDPNDHVCALAYMSDMTLLGSARVPHPGVEIQEASLDHAMWFQRPFRADEWLLYDQTSPSATLGRSLTQGRIFDSHGNLVAAVTQEGLTRTGG, from the coding sequence ATGCCTTCACTTTCTCAGGTCACCGATATCGAGAGGATCGACCGGGACCTCTACCGCGGTGAGCCGATGGATTCGCAGCTGATCCGCACCTACGGCGGACAGATCGCGTGCCAGACGCTTACCGCGGCGGTGCGCACGGTAGAGGCCGACCGTTCGGTTCATTCGCTTCACGGATACTTCCTGCGCGCGGGCGACCCGAAGAAGTCGACAGTATTCTCTGTGGATCGGGTGCGTGACGGTCGTTCCTTCAGTACTCGTCGGGTATCTGCTCTTCAGGAGGGCGAGGTCATCTTCTCGATGAGCGCCTCGTTCCAGGTTGGCGGCCAGGAAGGGTTCGAGCATCAGGATCAGATGCCCGAGGTCGTCGGCCCAGAGGACCTGACAAATATCCGCGACCTCGATCTCAGCGGGCAGCCGAGGGCGTTTTTCGATGAATGGACCGAATGGGATATCCGCTTCATCCCGGCCGACCAGCAGAAGCTATACCCGGTACTCGCGGCCCAACAGCGCGTCTGGTTCCGCTACACCGGCGAGCTGTCCGACGACCCGAATGATCACGTGTGCGCCCTCGCCTACATGTCGGACATGACTCTGCTCGGCTCCGCCCGGGTCCCGCATCCGGGAGTGGAAATTCAGGAGGCTTCTCTCGACCACGCCATGTGGTTCCAGCGTCCGTTCCGGGCAGACGAGTGGTTGCTATACGACCAGACCTCGCCGTCGGCGACGCTCGGACGTTCGCTCACCCAAGGCCGCATTTTCGATTCGCACGGCAACCTCGTCGCCGCAGTCACCCAAGAAGGACTCACCCGCACGGGCGGATGA
- the pdxS gene encoding pyridoxal 5'-phosphate synthase lyase subunit PdxS: MSTANETQNERGTARVKRGMAEMLKGGVIMDVVTPEQAKIAEDAGAVAVMALERVPADIRAQGGVARMSDPDLIDGIINTVSIPVMAKARIGHFVEAQILQSLGVDYIDESEVLTPADYSNHIDKFDFTVPYVCGATNLGEALRRITEGAAMIRSKGEAGTGDVSNATTHMRQIRGEIRKLSALPEDELYVAAKELQAPYPLVAEVAREGKLPVVLFTAGGIATPADAAMMMQLGAEGVFVGSGIFKSGNPEQRAKAIVEATANYDDPDVLARVSRGLGEAMVGINVDDLPEPHRLAERGW, from the coding sequence TTGAGCACCGCGAACGAGACCCAGAACGAGCGAGGCACAGCCCGCGTCAAGCGCGGTATGGCCGAGATGCTCAAGGGCGGCGTGATCATGGACGTCGTGACCCCGGAGCAGGCGAAGATCGCCGAGGATGCCGGTGCCGTCGCCGTGATGGCGCTCGAGCGTGTTCCCGCTGATATCCGTGCGCAGGGCGGCGTGGCCCGCATGTCCGACCCGGACCTCATCGACGGAATCATCAACACCGTGTCGATTCCAGTGATGGCGAAGGCGCGCATCGGCCACTTCGTCGAGGCGCAGATCCTGCAGTCGCTGGGCGTCGACTACATCGACGAGTCAGAGGTGCTCACCCCGGCCGATTACTCGAACCACATCGACAAGTTCGACTTCACCGTCCCGTACGTGTGCGGTGCGACCAATCTCGGGGAGGCGCTGCGCCGCATCACCGAGGGCGCGGCAATGATCCGTTCGAAGGGCGAGGCCGGCACGGGCGACGTCTCCAACGCGACGACCCACATGCGCCAGATCCGCGGCGAGATCCGCAAGCTCTCCGCGCTGCCCGAGGACGAGCTCTACGTGGCCGCCAAGGAGCTTCAGGCGCCGTACCCGCTGGTCGCCGAGGTTGCTCGCGAGGGCAAGCTGCCCGTCGTGCTGTTCACCGCCGGTGGCATTGCGACGCCCGCCGACGCGGCTATGATGATGCAGCTCGGCGCCGAGGGCGTGTTCGTCGGATCCGGAATCTTCAAGTCCGGCAACCCGGAGCAGCGCGCGAAGGCGATCGTCGAGGCCACCGCGAACTACGACGATCCGGATGTGCTCGCTCGGGTCTCCCGCGGACTCGGCGAGGCCATGGTCGGCATCAACGTCGACGACCTTCCCGAGCCTCACCGTCTCGCCGAGCGCGGCTGGTAG
- a CDS encoding glycosyltransferase family 4 protein yields the protein MRIGVVCPYSFDHPGGVQIHISDLAKEMRGQGHEVFILAPGERGTEPDEFTTFVGKGVPIPYNGSVARLSFGYPTWRATKKWIARIEPDVLHIHEPNAPSTSMFALAMATGPIVATFHTSTASSLVLKTFEGVLSPFLEKIRGRIAVSDVARRWQVQALGSDAVEIPNGVDVSFYKAARDSVALTRDRSDDDGRTRPPAVTFLGRFDEPRKGLGVLLRAWPAVRERIPDAQLWVMGGGDKNEALALLGDTGGVHFLGRVDDEDKARTLAEADVYCAPNTGGESFGIVLVEAMAAGTAVLASDLDAFRRVLRDGECGQLFATGRSESLAEHLVALLEEHTRRADLVARATEAVEGYDWPVVCTRVLRVYDTVRAPGEKVRVSGGARFRDVAGANPSSGRGRGERGEH from the coding sequence ATGCGCATCGGTGTCGTCTGCCCGTATTCGTTCGACCATCCCGGCGGGGTCCAGATCCACATCTCCGATCTCGCTAAGGAGATGCGCGGACAGGGCCATGAGGTATTCATCCTCGCCCCAGGCGAGCGCGGTACGGAACCGGACGAATTCACCACTTTCGTCGGCAAAGGCGTGCCGATTCCGTATAACGGTTCGGTTGCCCGCCTGTCCTTCGGCTACCCCACGTGGCGTGCGACGAAGAAGTGGATTGCACGAATCGAGCCCGATGTTCTCCACATCCATGAGCCGAACGCGCCGAGCACATCGATGTTCGCGCTCGCTATGGCAACCGGACCCATCGTCGCGACGTTCCACACCTCGACGGCGTCCTCGCTCGTGCTCAAGACTTTCGAGGGCGTGTTGTCACCGTTCCTCGAGAAGATTCGCGGCCGCATCGCGGTCTCCGATGTCGCGCGCCGCTGGCAGGTGCAGGCCCTCGGCTCCGATGCCGTCGAGATCCCCAACGGCGTGGACGTCTCCTTCTACAAGGCGGCACGCGACTCCGTGGCCCTCACAAGGGACCGTTCCGATGACGACGGAAGGACGCGTCCGCCCGCCGTCACCTTTCTCGGCCGCTTCGACGAACCCCGCAAGGGGCTGGGCGTGCTTCTCAGGGCGTGGCCGGCGGTTCGCGAACGGATTCCGGATGCGCAGCTGTGGGTGATGGGCGGCGGCGACAAGAACGAGGCACTGGCTTTGCTCGGAGACACCGGGGGCGTGCACTTTCTCGGCCGCGTCGACGACGAGGACAAAGCCCGCACTCTCGCCGAGGCCGACGTGTACTGCGCTCCGAACACCGGGGGAGAGAGCTTCGGCATCGTGCTTGTCGAGGCAATGGCGGCGGGCACTGCGGTTCTCGCTTCCGATCTCGACGCGTTCCGCCGAGTGCTGCGCGACGGCGAATGCGGTCAACTGTTCGCCACCGGCCGTTCCGAATCCCTTGCCGAACACCTCGTGGCGCTGCTCGAGGAACACACGCGGCGAGCGGACCTCGTGGCCCGCGCCACCGAGGCTGTCGAGGGCTACGACTGGCCGGTGGTGTGCACGCGCGTGCTTCGCGTGTACGACACCGTGCGCGCGCCGGGGGAGAAGGTTCGCGTGTCCGGCGGCGCTCGCTTTCGTGACGTCGCGGGGGCGAACCCATCCAGCGGTCGCGGACGGGGCGAAAGGGGAGAGCACTAG
- a CDS encoding phosphatidylinositol mannoside acyltransferase, translated as MAQASEHPANEATLAERASDLGYAAGWMAVRALPDQVARGLFNAGADVAWRRMDDNSQLRANLARVLGVRPAAVPEWLIRESMRSYARYWREAFRLPTMNRKALVDNITEHIVGREKLDAALAKGNGLIFALPHSANWDLAGLWLTTHYGGFATVAERLKPESLYQRFVDYRESLGFTVLPLTGGQTASFPELKKVLADNGIVCLMGERDLRRTGVEVDFFGARTRMPAGPVKLAQETGATLMYAELFYSDDTYMRIVANDPIDVSGTVEEGTQLLADDFAAGIARHPQDWHMLQPLWLEDLDADRQAFLAGSEGVGSSGDRT; from the coding sequence ATGGCGCAGGCTTCGGAACACCCCGCGAACGAGGCGACGCTCGCCGAACGTGCCTCCGATCTCGGCTACGCCGCCGGCTGGATGGCCGTGCGCGCGCTCCCGGACCAGGTTGCCCGCGGACTGTTCAACGCCGGTGCCGACGTGGCCTGGCGGCGGATGGACGACAACTCGCAGCTGCGGGCCAACCTCGCTCGCGTGCTCGGTGTCCGTCCTGCCGCCGTGCCCGAGTGGTTGATTCGCGAATCGATGCGGTCCTATGCACGATACTGGCGCGAGGCGTTTCGACTCCCGACGATGAACCGGAAGGCCCTCGTCGACAACATCACCGAGCATATCGTCGGACGCGAGAAGCTAGATGCCGCCCTCGCCAAGGGCAACGGCCTCATCTTCGCACTTCCACACTCGGCCAACTGGGACCTCGCCGGTCTGTGGCTAACCACGCACTATGGCGGCTTCGCCACGGTCGCCGAGCGGCTCAAACCGGAATCGCTGTACCAGCGTTTCGTCGACTACCGCGAAAGCCTCGGATTCACCGTGCTTCCACTGACAGGCGGCCAGACAGCGTCGTTCCCCGAGCTCAAGAAGGTGCTCGCCGATAACGGAATCGTGTGCCTCATGGGCGAGCGGGATCTGCGCCGCACCGGTGTCGAGGTAGATTTCTTCGGCGCCCGCACACGCATGCCGGCGGGACCGGTAAAGCTTGCCCAGGAAACCGGAGCAACGCTGATGTACGCGGAACTTTTCTACTCCGACGACACCTACATGCGCATCGTCGCCAACGATCCGATCGATGTGAGCGGTACGGTCGAGGAGGGCACCCAGCTCCTGGCCGACGACTTCGCCGCCGGGATCGCTCGCCATCCGCAGGACTGGCACATGCTTCAGCCGCTGTGGCTCGAGGACCTCGACGCCGATCGGCAGGCATTTCTCGCGGGCTCCGAGGGAGTTGGCAGTTCCGGAGATCGGACCTGA
- the pgsA gene encoding phosphatidylinositol phosphate synthase, which produces MLSEHGRSGVNKVAPRIAGVFVKAGITPNMITLVGMAATVAAALVLFGNGYLFAGAIVIGLCTLFDLLDGAVARAGGTGSPYGALVDAVSDRIADGAILGALLWYVIHREPDNSMAIVMLLIALTFSQVVSYSKARADAGGLATPGGLMERADRLVIVLVGAGLEGLGVPWMLELGVSIVAIGSVITVVQRVLGGRASYLKSEPQADGGRPPHEKEQ; this is translated from the coding sequence ATGCTCAGCGAACACGGCAGAAGTGGCGTCAATAAGGTCGCCCCGCGGATCGCCGGCGTCTTCGTCAAGGCGGGCATCACGCCGAATATGATCACCCTGGTGGGCATGGCGGCGACCGTGGCCGCGGCCCTCGTGCTGTTCGGCAACGGCTACCTGTTCGCAGGGGCCATCGTCATCGGTCTGTGCACTCTGTTCGACCTCCTCGACGGCGCCGTGGCCCGCGCAGGAGGTACAGGTAGTCCCTACGGCGCGCTGGTTGACGCGGTGTCAGACCGCATTGCCGACGGCGCGATTCTCGGCGCGCTCTTGTGGTACGTCATCCACCGCGAACCGGACAATTCCATGGCGATCGTGATGTTGCTCATCGCGCTCACTTTCTCGCAGGTCGTGTCCTATTCGAAGGCCCGCGCGGACGCCGGCGGACTCGCCACTCCCGGTGGGCTCATGGAACGGGCCGACCGGTTGGTCATCGTTCTCGTCGGGGCGGGCCTCGAGGGCCTCGGCGTGCCATGGATGCTCGAGCTCGGAGTGAGCATCGTGGCCATCGGTTCAGTGATCACCGTGGTCCAGCGCGTCCTCGGTGGCCGCGCCTCTTACCTCAAGTCCGAGCCCCAAGCCGACGGTGGACGTCCCCCGCACGAGAAGGAACAGTAG